One window of Gilliamella sp. B3022 genomic DNA carries:
- the tssC gene encoding type VI secretion system contractile sheath large subunit, protein MEQKQENKAAVETVLQETGSVYQSLFDKINLNTIKKVSDIDKYEDNEVLFETSQDERVTMAVNILLQLIQGSSQKIEKLDKHLLDYHISQIDQKISRQLDVVMHNETFQEIEATWRGLKFLVDRTDFRQNVKIELLDVSKEDLRQDFEDAPEISQTGFFRHTYIQEYDTPGGEPIGVTISNYEFDRSSQDIALLRNISKVAASAHMPFIGSAGAKFFGKETMEEVAAIKDIGNYFDRAEYTKWNSFRETDDSRYVGLTLPRVLARLPYGPDTVPVRSFNYIEDVKGLDHDRYLWANASYAFAANMAQSFVRNGWCVQIRGPQAGGLVEDLPIHLYDLGTGNQVKIPTEVLIPETREFEFANLGFIPLSFYKNRDYACFFSANSTQKPALYDTKEATANSRINSRLPYIFLLSRIAHYLKVIQRENIGATKDRRVLELELNKWISNLVTEMTDPSDEVQASHPLREAKVIVEDIEDNPGFFRVKTFLVPHFQIEGMDINLSMVSQMPKAKN, encoded by the coding sequence ATGGAACAAAAGCAAGAGAATAAAGCTGCTGTGGAGACAGTTTTGCAGGAAACAGGAAGTGTTTACCAATCTTTATTTGATAAAATAAATTTAAATACTATTAAAAAAGTTAGCGACATCGATAAATATGAAGATAACGAAGTTTTGTTTGAAACTTCACAAGATGAACGAGTTACGATGGCCGTTAATATTTTACTTCAGCTAATACAAGGTTCATCTCAAAAAATCGAAAAATTAGATAAGCATTTACTTGATTATCATATCAGTCAAATAGATCAAAAAATCAGCCGTCAACTTGATGTTGTAATGCATAATGAGACTTTTCAAGAAATTGAAGCAACTTGGCGCGGTTTAAAATTTTTAGTTGATCGTACTGACTTCCGTCAAAATGTGAAAATTGAACTACTAGATGTATCTAAAGAAGATCTTCGTCAAGATTTTGAAGATGCACCTGAAATTTCCCAAACAGGGTTTTTCAGACATACTTATATTCAGGAATATGATACACCAGGCGGCGAACCGATTGGCGTAACCATATCAAATTATGAATTTGATCGTAGTTCACAGGATATCGCATTATTACGTAACATTTCTAAAGTTGCAGCATCAGCGCATATGCCATTCATTGGCTCTGCTGGAGCGAAATTTTTTGGTAAAGAGACCATGGAAGAAGTTGCGGCGATCAAAGATATTGGAAACTATTTTGATCGTGCGGAATATACAAAATGGAACAGTTTTCGAGAAACCGATGACTCACGTTATGTTGGGTTAACTTTACCTCGTGTATTAGCACGTTTACCATATGGACCTGATACTGTTCCAGTGCGTAGTTTTAACTATATTGAAGATGTTAAAGGTCTTGATCATGATCGTTATCTTTGGGCTAATGCATCTTATGCTTTTGCAGCAAATATGGCACAAAGTTTTGTTCGTAATGGTTGGTGTGTTCAAATTCGTGGTCCACAAGCTGGGGGATTAGTTGAAGACTTACCAATTCATCTTTATGATTTAGGAACCGGTAATCAAGTTAAAATTCCAACGGAAGTTCTTATTCCTGAAACTCGAGAATTTGAATTTGCTAATTTAGGTTTTATACCGTTATCTTTTTATAAAAATAGAGATTATGCATGTTTCTTCTCTGCTAATTCAACACAAAAACCAGCACTTTATGATACCAAAGAGGCAACGGCAAATAGCCGTATTAATTCTCGTTTACCGTATATTTTCTTATTATCACGTATAGCTCATTATCTTAAAGTAATTCAGCGTGAGAATATTGGTGCAACTAAAGATCGCCGTGTACTCGAACTTGAACTCAATAAATGGATTAGTAATCTTGTTACAGAAATGACCGATCCAAGTGATGAAGTTCAAGCATCGCACCCATTACGAGAAGCAAAAGTAATTGTTGAAGACATCGAGGATAATCCAGGATTTTTCCGTGTTAAAACATTTTTAGTTCCTCATTTCCAGATAGAAGGTATGGATATTAATTTATCAATGGTTTCACAAATGCCAAAAGCTAAAAATTAA
- the tssB gene encoding type VI secretion system contractile sheath small subunit translates to MSNSYQNEVPAARVNIELDLHTGGAKKKVELPLKILSVGDYGRGKDKRTLSEKEKVSINKNNFDAVLKDFKPEAKISVPNTLSDDGSDVSVHLSFESMNDFSPEQVAKKIPQLRSLLAMRNLLRDLKSNLLDNATFRYELEKIVKDEQLSDDLRAELESIVSESTK, encoded by the coding sequence ATGTCTAATAGTTATCAAAATGAAGTACCTGCCGCACGTGTCAATATTGAACTCGATCTGCATACAGGTGGGGCCAAAAAGAAAGTTGAATTACCGTTAAAAATTTTATCTGTTGGTGATTATGGTCGAGGTAAAGATAAACGCACGCTTTCAGAAAAAGAAAAAGTGTCTATCAACAAGAATAATTTTGATGCAGTGTTAAAAGACTTTAAACCTGAAGCGAAAATTTCTGTTCCTAATACGCTTTCTGATGATGGTAGTGATGTCAGTGTTCATCTCTCTTTTGAATCCATGAATGATTTCTCTCCAGAACAAGTCGCTAAGAAGATCCCTCAATTACGTTCTTTACTTGCAATGCGTAATTTACTCAGAGATTTAAAATCTAATTTACTGGATAATGCAACATTCCGTTATGAACTTGAAAAAATCGTTAAGGATGAACAATTATCTGATGATCTACGGGCTGAATTAGAATCAATTGTGTCTGAAAGTACAAAGTAG